A window of Staphylococcus lloydii genomic DNA:
GTAAAGTTATAAAAGGGTATGAACAGTTTTTATACAGACTGATGTTAGTTTTAGGCATAATCTTTAGTATTGTTTACATTATAATACAGCCTACTCAGTTTTATTTTGCGCTTTTATTCTTTATTGTTGGATGGTTAACAATAAATAGTGTGATTAAAAAGTTAAAATATCAAGAAACATTACTTAGAGACTAAAAAAGTGGTTATTCTGATTTTAGCGAGTGACGCCGAAATCATGAATAACCACTTTTTATTATTATTAATTGTCATCAATTGGATACAAGAAGCGTTCGAAGTAACTTGAAAATTGACCACTAGAACCGAAAAATTGACTCAATGATATTTTGTCAAAATGATTGTTAAATAGAGTGGAATTTTTAAAAGTTTCATAAGCACTTCTTGAACTGAAACCAAAATAAATTTTATAAGTTAATCCTTCTATAGGTTTTAAGAATCGGTAAGACTTAAATCCAGCAAATTGTGAGAAATCTGCAGATATACCTAATATCGTTTTTTCTAATTGATATGCATGATCGTCAGTAGTTGGTATGAATAAAACTGCATAAAAATCATCTTTATCTAATTCGCCTTCAGATTCTATAACATCATAAACAATAGGTTCTTTTAAAACTGTTGTACCATCAGTTTCTTCTATTATTACTGATGAATCAGAAGTTGAAAACTGCAATAAATTATGGTCTGGATTATTTAGTCTAATTT
This region includes:
- a CDS encoding signal transduction protein TRAP → MKMYASYGTFGYLNQIRLNNPDHNLLQFSTSDSSVIIEETDGTTVLKEPIVYDVIESEGELDKDDFYAVLFIPTTDDHAYQLEKTILGISADFSQFAGFKSYRFLKPIEGLTYKIYFGFSSRSAYETFKNSTLFNNHFDKISLSQFFGSSGQFSSYFERFLYPIDDN